One genomic window of Coleofasciculus chthonoplastes PCC 7420 includes the following:
- a CDS encoding SLATT domain-containing protein: MALDESIGGSPFSITELIDRLMSNKDDIDAYAKSLDDRIWITKGSRFNAARRLNNKYQFSITSISILSIYGISIPIIQGIVDYSECPRINEIYTAVSIILSIFILVLSLLEGSKNYQVRAERLYNNAVTLSSLYREFEYLKQCESSDPEFPKKLYEISNKYEELIRECPDNHEQEDYALFRVQYRKNFNITWIVGIYVRLKLMVIDYWLYLFVLGIPPIVILLYSSC; this comes from the coding sequence TTGGCTTTGGATGAATCAATAGGTGGCTCGCCTTTTTCAATTACAGAATTAATTGATAGATTGATGAGTAACAAAGATGATATAGACGCTTATGCGAAATCGCTAGATGACAGAATTTGGATCACTAAGGGATCTCGTTTCAATGCGGCACGTAGGTTAAACAATAAGTATCAATTTTCAATTACCAGCATTTCTATACTTTCCATCTACGGTATATCAATCCCAATTATCCAAGGTATTGTTGATTATTCGGAATGCCCAAGGATAAATGAAATATATACAGCCGTTTCGATAATTTTATCTATTTTTATATTAGTACTGAGTTTATTAGAAGGTTCAAAAAATTACCAAGTAAGAGCAGAGCGCCTTTACAACAATGCTGTAACTCTGTCAAGTTTATATAGAGAGTTTGAATATTTAAAACAGTGTGAATCTAGCGATCCTGAATTTCCCAAAAAATTATACGAAATATCAAACAAGTATGAGGAACTAATTAGAGAGTGTCCGGATAATCATGAACAGGAAGATTATGCGCTTTTCCGGGTACAGTATAGAAAAAATTTTAACATTACCTGGATTGTTGGAATTTATGTAAGGTTAAAATTAATGGTTATAGATTACTGGTTGTATCTATTTGTATTAGGTATACCTCCCATTGTGATTCTCCTATACTCATCCTGCTAA
- a CDS encoding Uma2 family endonuclease encodes MTSTVPSPNPTLPNHTQLPESDGSFVKNFQEHPQSILLTDSIEPILQERHPNGRYCIGQDCGIYWRMTEPPERGAEAPDWFYVPNVSPTLGGQVRRSYVLWQELIPPFIVLEFASGNGAEERDRTPLFPEEGGMQKPGKFWIYEQVIRPAFYGIYEVSRASIEVYHLIEGQYQVIPANERGHYAIAPLGVELGIWQGQYQNVELPWLRWWDDQGNLLLTGRERSERLAAQLRAAGIEPEV; translated from the coding sequence ATGACTTCCACCGTTCCCTCACCCAACCCAACTCTCCCCAACCATACCCAACTCCCCGAATCTGATGGTTCTTTTGTGAAGAATTTCCAAGAACATCCCCAAAGTATCCTATTAACGGATTCTATAGAACCTATTCTCCAAGAACGTCATCCTAACGGGCGTTATTGTATTGGTCAAGATTGCGGGATTTATTGGCGGATGACAGAACCCCCCGAACGCGGTGCAGAAGCACCCGATTGGTTCTATGTCCCGAATGTTTCACCCACCCTCGGTGGTCAAGTACGGCGTTCCTACGTCCTGTGGCAAGAGTTAATTCCTCCGTTTATTGTCTTAGAATTTGCCTCAGGGAACGGCGCAGAGGAAAGAGATAGAACCCCTTTATTTCCAGAAGAAGGCGGAATGCAAAAGCCAGGTAAATTCTGGATTTACGAACAAGTGATTCGTCCAGCATTTTACGGCATTTATGAAGTCAGCCGTGCCAGTATTGAAGTCTATCACTTGATCGAAGGTCAGTATCAGGTCATTCCAGCTAACGAACGAGGTCATTACGCGATCGCTCCTTTAGGAGTAGAATTAGGAATTTGGCAGGGACAGTATCAGAATGTCGAATTACCGTGGCTGCGCTGGTGGGATGACCAAGGCAATCTTCTGTTAACAGGTCGTGAACGATCAGAACGGTTAGCTGCACAGTTGCGAGCTGCGGGGATTGAACCTGAAGTTTAG
- the dusA gene encoding tRNA dihydrouridine(20/20a) synthase DusA, with protein MVSSNTVVLPQPHTIPVTYPLSIAPMMDRTDRHFRYFMRQITRRTLLYTEMVTSAAIIHGDRDRLLGFSAEEKPLVLQVGGDNPLELAECARIAEGMGYDQINLNVGCPSDRVQNGNFGACLMAQPERVARGVEAMIKAVTIPVTVKHRIGIDECDRYEDMANFVRIVSEAGCQHFSVHARKAWLQGLSPKENRTVPPLRYSDVHRLKQEFPQLFIEINGGFTSLEQVQEQLKFVDAVMIGRAAYDNPYLFAQADCQIFEEECIPPTRHQVAEGMLDYIDHWVAKGLKLNKITRHILQLFSGQPGSRAWKRHLTEKSCIPGVGSEVVREALAKVPDVT; from the coding sequence ATGGTCAGTTCCAATACCGTCGTTCTACCTCAACCTCACACCATCCCGGTAACGTATCCCTTAAGTATCGCGCCGATGATGGATCGCACGGATCGCCATTTTCGGTATTTTATGCGCCAGATTACCCGTCGCACTCTCCTTTATACCGAGATGGTGACCAGTGCAGCAATTATACATGGCGATCGCGATCGCCTGTTGGGTTTTTCCGCCGAAGAGAAACCCTTAGTGCTGCAAGTGGGTGGAGATAATCCCCTAGAACTCGCCGAATGCGCCCGAATTGCTGAAGGGATGGGGTATGACCAGATTAATCTTAATGTAGGATGTCCGAGCGATCGCGTGCAAAATGGCAACTTTGGTGCTTGTCTGATGGCGCAACCGGAACGAGTGGCGCGGGGGGTGGAAGCGATGATTAAGGCGGTTACAATACCAGTTACCGTCAAGCATCGGATTGGCATAGATGAGTGCGATCGCTATGAGGATATGGCAAACTTTGTCCGTATTGTCTCAGAAGCCGGATGTCAGCATTTTAGTGTCCATGCGCGGAAGGCGTGGTTACAGGGATTAAGTCCCAAGGAAAATCGCACGGTTCCCCCTTTACGGTATAGTGATGTGCATCGCCTCAAGCAAGAATTTCCCCAGTTATTTATTGAGATTAACGGCGGATTTACCAGTTTAGAACAGGTACAGGAACAGTTAAAATTTGTCGATGCGGTAATGATTGGACGCGCCGCTTATGATAATCCCTACCTGTTTGCTCAAGCTGATTGTCAGATATTTGAAGAGGAATGTATACCCCCCACTCGCCATCAGGTTGCGGAAGGAATGTTGGATTATATTGATCATTGGGTAGCTAAAGGATTGAAGCTGAATAAAATTACCCGTCATATCCTGCAATTATTTTCTGGACAACCTGGAAGTCGTGCTTGGAAGCGACATTTAACCGAAAAGTCTTGTATTCCGGGTGTAGGTTCTGAAGTAGTGCGGGAAGCCTTGGCGAAAGTACCAGATGTCACTTAG
- a CDS encoding reverse transcriptase domain-containing protein has protein sequence MTNTSQTPEQILTSLCEIDSLNKIYEEKFKYNTTKGIDRINGSQFEKQAQSQIQVIHDKCLSGTYKFSPYLELLKSKGRGKPPRVIAIPTVRDRIVLYILKELLFKVFPECVHRQLANTYIVEIIKVLNNKKHSEVAIFRTDIKNFYGSINREKLICKLEERIPSIKIIKLIQRAIETPAVPQNYRKKDKGKYIEGKGVPQGLSISNILASIYLAELDQEMKEMKEMDSSGYDYFRYVDDIIVFTDNSQVNNAENLLKEKINSLDLKLNEDKTDTATGDKRFEYLGYRFELPKVTVRIATVERFIHSVAAKFSRYIYTRQRKINKYNNDIDKLKNIFMMDLNEKITGAISEKRRYGWVFYFIAVNDISVFYKLDKIIASFFNRLDDFDKVPPPNLKKLSRTFYEAKHNHQGGYIHNYNSYQNVNQKREFLSQLGELDPDKPYSEEDINDIFERVKRRNLSELEEDDAHLS, from the coding sequence ATGACTAATACTTCTCAGACTCCAGAACAAATCCTAACTTCATTGTGTGAAATCGATTCATTGAATAAAATATATGAAGAAAAATTCAAATATAACACAACTAAAGGCATTGATCGAATAAATGGCTCACAATTTGAAAAACAAGCTCAGTCTCAGATTCAGGTCATTCATGATAAGTGTTTAAGCGGAACTTATAAATTTTCGCCTTACTTAGAATTATTAAAATCTAAGGGAAGGGGTAAGCCGCCAAGAGTTATAGCCATTCCCACTGTACGCGATCGAATTGTTTTATATATCTTAAAAGAACTTTTGTTTAAGGTATTTCCGGAATGTGTCCACCGTCAACTCGCCAATACCTATATAGTTGAAATTATAAAAGTTTTAAATAATAAAAAGCATTCTGAAGTAGCAATATTTCGTACTGACATCAAAAATTTCTATGGCTCAATCAATAGAGAGAAGCTAATTTGTAAATTAGAGGAGAGAATCCCATCTATAAAAATCATAAAACTCATTCAAAGAGCTATAGAAACGCCCGCTGTTCCTCAAAACTATAGAAAAAAAGATAAAGGCAAATATATAGAAGGCAAGGGAGTGCCGCAAGGATTATCCATCTCAAACATACTAGCCTCGATTTATTTGGCTGAATTAGATCAAGAGATGAAAGAGATGAAAGAGATGGATAGTAGCGGTTATGATTATTTTCGCTATGTAGATGACATAATAGTTTTCACGGATAACTCTCAAGTAAATAATGCTGAAAATTTACTTAAAGAAAAAATTAATAGCTTGGATCTTAAGCTCAATGAAGATAAAACAGATACAGCGACAGGGGATAAAAGATTTGAGTATCTCGGATATCGCTTTGAACTGCCTAAGGTTACAGTTAGGATAGCCACCGTCGAACGATTTATTCATTCTGTTGCCGCAAAATTCAGCAGATATATATATACAAGACAAAGAAAAATAAATAAATATAATAACGACATAGATAAACTAAAAAATATATTTATGATGGACTTAAACGAAAAAATAACGGGAGCCATCAGTGAAAAAAGACGTTATGGTTGGGTATTTTACTTTATTGCTGTTAATGACATTTCTGTTTTTTACAAGCTTGATAAAATTATTGCTAGTTTCTTTAATAGGTTGGATGACTTTGATAAAGTACCACCTCCTAACTTAAAGAAATTATCCAGAACATTTTATGAAGCTAAACACAATCATCAAGGCGGATATATCCATAACTACAATAGCTATCAAAATGTGAACCAAAAAAGGGAGTTTCTTAGTCAGCTGGGAGAACTCGATCCTGACAAACCATATTCTGAGGAGGACATCAACGATATTTTTGAGCGTGTTAAGAGAAGGAACCTGTCAGAGCTAGAAGAAGATGATGCTCATCTATCGTGA
- a CDS encoding glycoside hydrolase encodes MSHPLYVAFIWHQHQPLYKSRNSVSGSNGRYRLPWARLHGTKDYLDLVLLLERYPKLHQTVNLVPSLILQLEDYMAGTAFDPYLELALTPTDQLKPDQRQFIVEHFFDANHRTLIDPHPRYAELYEMRQEKGKTWCADHWTHQDFSDLLAWHNLAWIDPIFWDDPEIAAWLEKGRNFTLSDRQRIYSKQRDILKRIIPQHRKMQEAGQLEVTTTPYTHPILPLLADTHSGQVALPDMTLPQQRFQWEEDIPRHLQKAWQMYEERFGRTPRGLWPSEQSVSPKILPYIAEAGFKWICSDEAVLGWTVQHFFHRDETGTLMEPTLLYRPYRLETPQGNLAIVFRDHRLSDLIGFSYGSMEPKQASTDFVSHLEAISRSIQRRQQEGGTGLDQPWLVTIALDGENCWEFYQKDGIPFLSSLYEKLSAHPQIKLVTVSEFLDQFPPTATLPADRLHSGSWVDGSFSTWIGDPVKNRAWDLLTQARQTLANHPEATPDNNPEVWEALYAAEGSDWFWWFGEGHSSNQDAIFDQLFREHLSGIYEALNEPIPASLKQPLDTYESKGDHRPLSFIHPVIDGFGDEQDWDKAGRIEVGGARGTMHRSSLIQRLWYGLDHLNFYLRLDFQAGIQIGQDIPPELHLLWFYPNRTVNNSPVPLAEVPDTAPVNYLFHHHLGINLLTGSTWLEEAADYYQWHPRTSRAQVALKQCLEVAVPWADLQVEPDYLLQLVMVSADNGMFRSYIPEDKLVGLQVP; translated from the coding sequence ATGAGTCATCCATTATACGTCGCCTTTATCTGGCATCAGCATCAACCCCTCTATAAAAGTCGCAACAGCGTGTCCGGGTCAAATGGGCGGTATCGCCTCCCTTGGGCGCGGCTGCATGGGACAAAAGATTATTTGGATTTAGTGCTATTGTTAGAGCGCTATCCGAAGTTACACCAAACGGTCAACTTGGTGCCGTCGCTGATTTTGCAGTTGGAAGATTACATGGCGGGGACAGCCTTTGACCCCTATCTGGAGTTAGCCCTGACGCCGACTGACCAACTCAAGCCGGATCAACGACAGTTTATCGTTGAGCATTTTTTCGATGCTAATCACCGCACCCTGATTGATCCCCATCCTCGATATGCTGAGTTATACGAGATGCGGCAAGAAAAGGGGAAAACTTGGTGTGCAGATCATTGGACGCATCAGGATTTCAGCGATTTACTAGCATGGCATAATTTGGCGTGGATTGACCCAATATTCTGGGATGACCCAGAAATTGCCGCTTGGTTGGAAAAAGGACGAAACTTTACATTAAGCGATCGCCAACGCATTTATTCTAAACAACGAGATATCCTCAAGCGGATTATTCCTCAACATCGTAAGATGCAAGAAGCGGGTCAGCTAGAAGTGACCACAACGCCCTATACTCACCCGATTTTACCCTTACTCGCCGATACTCATTCCGGGCAAGTGGCGCTTCCGGATATGACATTACCGCAACAGCGTTTCCAGTGGGAAGAAGATATTCCCCGTCATCTGCAAAAAGCATGGCAGATGTATGAAGAACGATTTGGACGGACACCACGCGGCTTGTGGCCCTCAGAACAGTCGGTGAGTCCGAAAATTCTACCCTATATCGCTGAGGCGGGATTTAAGTGGATTTGTTCCGATGAAGCAGTATTGGGGTGGACAGTGCAGCACTTTTTCCACCGGGATGAAACCGGAACCCTGATGGAACCCACATTGCTGTATCGCCCCTATCGCTTAGAGACACCGCAGGGGAACTTGGCTATTGTGTTTCGCGATCACCGCTTATCGGATTTAATTGGCTTTTCCTACGGGTCAATGGAACCCAAGCAGGCGTCAACGGATTTTGTTAGCCACTTAGAAGCGATTTCCCGTTCCATCCAACGCCGACAGCAAGAGGGAGGGACTGGATTAGATCAACCGTGGCTAGTAACGATTGCCTTGGATGGGGAGAACTGCTGGGAATTTTATCAAAAAGACGGGATTCCTTTCCTCTCCTCGTTGTATGAAAAACTCTCGGCGCATCCGCAGATAAAATTGGTCACGGTGTCGGAATTTTTGGATCAGTTTCCTCCTACAGCAACACTTCCCGCAGATCGACTCCATAGTGGATCATGGGTAGATGGTAGTTTTAGCACTTGGATTGGTGATCCGGTTAAAAATCGGGCGTGGGATTTACTCACCCAAGCACGGCAAACCTTAGCAAATCATCCCGAAGCTACACCAGACAACAATCCGGAAGTCTGGGAAGCCTTATATGCAGCAGAAGGATCAGATTGGTTCTGGTGGTTTGGTGAGGGTCATTCATCCAACCAAGATGCTATTTTTGACCAGTTATTTCGGGAACATTTGAGTGGGATTTATGAGGCATTAAATGAACCGATTCCGGCTAGTCTTAAGCAACCTCTAGACACCTACGAATCGAAAGGCGATCACCGACCCCTGAGTTTTATTCATCCAGTAATTGATGGCTTTGGCGATGAGCAAGATTGGGATAAAGCGGGTCGCATCGAAGTAGGTGGCGCACGGGGAACGATGCACCGCAGTAGTCTGATTCAGCGGTTATGGTATGGTTTGGATCACCTTAATTTTTACCTGCGATTGGATTTTCAGGCAGGAATTCAAATTGGTCAGGATATTCCTCCGGAATTGCATTTATTATGGTTTTATCCGAATCGAACGGTTAACAATAGTCCAGTACCTTTAGCGGAGGTTCCCGATACTGCCCCGGTGAACTATTTGTTTCACCACCACTTAGGGATTAATTTGTTAACCGGTTCGACTTGGTTAGAAGAAGCCGCAGACTATTATCAATGGCATCCCCGTACCAGTCGCGCCCAAGTTGCGCTTAAGCAATGTTTAGAGGTCGCTGTACCCTGGGCAGATTTGCAGGTTGAACCGGATTATCTGCTGCAGTTGGTGATGGTTTCTGCTGATAATGGCATGTTCCGCAGTTATATCCCAGAGGATAAATTGGTGGGGTTACAGGTGCCGTAA
- a CDS encoding aromatic ring-hydroxylating dioxygenase subunit alpha yields MELTTTLTSQNVQNAIREVGINPNYWYSVAWANQIKPGQILPVKIWQQSIAVYRTPTGQLHALENACPHKGVELHKGIVQDEYLACPYHGWQFDGAGKCVGIPYFPPEQKLPCAQVRTYPIQEKYKLIWIFPGDPALATTCQLPDMPEFDHPDWFMVPVSARMKSHFSICNENTMDVFHGFLHQNLQGWFDPVLKRLQETENTVCAEYDVSYKGRMAQWLGLSDRADQVTRRTISVQYRYPHYYSSLEGVSNLYLMRLPIGLTESRSFALFFFKIPLPQWFRKLFDPLLSTILERFVFMRFLNQDIEMMESEQQTYLANPQRRYVEVNPAIIAIQRLIRRQYEAGTDSEETGT; encoded by the coding sequence ATGGAACTGACGACAACGCTAACTAGCCAAAACGTTCAAAACGCGATTAGAGAAGTAGGGATTAACCCCAACTACTGGTATTCAGTGGCTTGGGCAAATCAAATCAAACCCGGTCAAATCTTACCTGTCAAGATTTGGCAACAATCCATCGCCGTTTACCGAACTCCCACCGGTCAACTCCATGCTTTAGAAAATGCTTGTCCTCACAAAGGTGTGGAACTGCACAAAGGCATTGTTCAGGATGAGTATTTAGCCTGTCCCTATCACGGCTGGCAGTTTGACGGTGCAGGAAAATGTGTAGGCATTCCCTACTTTCCCCCGGAACAGAAACTACCCTGCGCTCAAGTCCGTACTTACCCGATTCAGGAAAAATACAAGCTGATCTGGATCTTTCCTGGAGATCCAGCCCTAGCAACAACCTGTCAACTGCCAGATATGCCAGAATTTGACCATCCGGACTGGTTTATGGTTCCCGTGAGTGCCAGGATGAAGTCTCATTTCTCGATTTGTAATGAAAATACCATGGATGTTTTTCATGGATTTTTGCACCAAAACCTGCAAGGATGGTTTGATCCAGTTCTCAAGCGGTTGCAGGAAACGGAAAATACTGTCTGTGCGGAGTACGATGTCTCCTATAAAGGGCGTATGGCTCAATGGTTAGGGTTGAGCGATCGCGCGGATCAAGTGACTCGCCGCACGATATCGGTACAGTATCGCTATCCCCACTATTACAGTTCCCTCGAAGGCGTCTCCAACCTCTACCTGATGCGCCTCCCCATCGGACTAACGGAAAGTCGTTCCTTTGCCCTATTCTTTTTCAAGATTCCCCTACCCCAATGGTTCCGTAAGCTATTCGACCCCCTCTTGTCTACCATACTGGAACGGTTTGTATTTATGCGATTTCTCAATCAAGATATTGAAATGATGGAAAGTGAGCAGCAAACCTATCTGGCAAATCCCCAGCGTCGCTATGTGGAAGTCAATCCCGCGATCATTGCCATACAGCGGTTGATCCGGCGACAATATGAAGCAGGTACTGACTCAGAGGAGACAGGAACTTGA
- a CDS encoding MFS transporter, with amino-acid sequence MLRDPRLLVLLVAGSLTTMAGGVVAPILPEMIQQLNLDPALAGNLVSLHCLTIALFSPPLGIVADRIGHLRVLIPSLILYALFGTAGAFMHSLMPLLVVRGLLGAASGGIAAASLGILGNMYEGEARSQALGYATSTLTIMGIAFPLLGGWVGSFHWQWAFGLYGIGLPMAILAARFLPEKSSPKTKADAKDAGSKLRQVLGRPYTLRLLCTLSLVSIAMYAVVIYAPQYLKQTIDATSVVNGIVLASRAIGAAIISAFGAKRLAQRWGRPTTVAIGLGLMALTLSTIPILHQLGWILVTAVFFGMGFGLVLPTLYGTLANLAPPDLKSSVLAAGTGAGFLGQFISPILLGPVLAFCGLEWVFYAAAIVALLAGLLLFAHQQ; translated from the coding sequence ATGTTACGTGATCCTCGGCTGTTAGTGCTGCTAGTCGCCGGCTCTCTCACCACCATGGCGGGGGGAGTGGTGGCGCCAATTTTGCCAGAGATGATCCAGCAACTTAACCTTGATCCGGCATTAGCAGGGAATTTGGTCAGCCTGCATTGTCTAACCATTGCCCTATTTAGTCCACCATTAGGAATTGTGGCAGATCGGATCGGTCACTTGCGGGTGCTGATTCCGTCATTAATTCTCTACGCCTTATTTGGCACAGCCGGTGCCTTCATGCACTCACTAATGCCGTTGTTAGTCGTGCGGGGACTATTAGGTGCCGCCAGTGGCGGAATTGCGGCGGCGAGTTTGGGCATCTTGGGAAATATGTATGAAGGCGAAGCGCGATCGCAGGCGTTGGGATACGCAACCAGTACCCTAACTATTATGGGCATTGCTTTCCCCCTACTTGGGGGTTGGGTGGGTTCATTTCACTGGCAATGGGCATTTGGTCTGTATGGCATAGGACTACCTATGGCAATCTTAGCCGCACGGTTCTTACCGGAAAAATCCTCCCCAAAAACCAAGGCAGACGCTAAAGATGCTGGAAGTAAACTGCGCCAGGTTTTAGGACGCCCCTACACCCTACGCCTCTTATGCACACTCAGTTTGGTATCCATTGCGATGTATGCGGTGGTCATTTATGCTCCGCAATATCTCAAACAAACCATTGACGCCACAAGCGTGGTTAATGGAATTGTTTTAGCATCACGGGCAATAGGCGCAGCCATTATATCAGCATTTGGCGCGAAAAGGCTTGCCCAGCGCTGGGGACGACCTACGACTGTTGCGATCGGGTTAGGTCTGATGGCGTTAACTTTAAGTACGATTCCCATCCTGCACCAACTGGGTTGGATTTTGGTGACGGCTGTATTCTTTGGTATGGGATTTGGTTTGGTACTCCCCACCCTTTACGGCACTCTGGCGAATCTAGCTCCCCCAGACCTGAAATCCAGTGTACTAGCGGCTGGGACAGGCGCGGGGTTTTTGGGACAGTTTATATCTCCGATCCTGTTAGGACCCGTGTTAGCGTTCTGCGGTTTAGAGTGGGTGTTCTATGCGGCGGCTATTGTGGCACTATTGGCAGGATTGTTGCTATTTGCTCATCAGCAATAG
- a CDS encoding four helix bundle protein, translating to MTDFRKLKEWNKAHELTVEVYQVTKGFPEEELLGLTQQIRLACAAIPIKIAQGCDREEAEDRLSFLRLARDAAIEVEYYLLLCYELELLSAADYDRLVSGVVEVKELLESFIQNFYGNF from the coding sequence ATGACGGATTTTCGTAAGTTGAAAGAATGGAACAAAGCCCACGAGTTAACCGTTGAGGTTTATCAGGTGACTAAAGGGTTTCCGGAAGAGGAATTACTGGGGTTAACTCAACAGATTCGTTTAGCTTGTGCAGCGATTCCGATTAAAATTGCTCAGGGGTGCGATCGCGAAGAGGCGGAGGACAGACTCAGCTTCCTGCGGTTGGCGCGGGATGCGGCGATTGAGGTGGAGTATTATCTGCTGCTGTGTTATGAGTTGGAATTGCTGAGTGCCGCAGATTATGACCGTTTGGTCAGTGGCGTGGTTGAGGTGAAAGAATTGTTGGAGTCTTTTATCCAAAACTTCTATGGGAATTTTTGA
- a CDS encoding NifU family protein, producing the protein MTQTLSPPLALTSENVEAVLDELRPYLMADGGNVDLVEIDGPIVKLRLQGACGSCPSSAMTLKMGIERRLREFIPEIVEVEQVI; encoded by the coding sequence ATGACTCAAACACTATCTCCCCCCTTAGCATTAACCTCGGAAAACGTCGAAGCCGTCCTCGATGAATTGCGTCCTTACCTGATGGCGGATGGCGGTAACGTTGATTTAGTGGAAATCGACGGTCCGATTGTGAAACTGCGGCTACAAGGTGCTTGTGGGTCTTGTCCCAGTTCTGCCATGACCCTGAAAATGGGGATTGAGCGCCGCTTACGGGAATTTATCCCGGAAATCGTGGAAGTTGAACAAGTAATATAG